In the genome of Nitrospira japonica, one region contains:
- the ftsX gene encoding permease-like cell division protein FtsX, which yields MRTLYYLLREAWVNLRTNRTTTMVAILTTAFTLACVGVFLLLYVNLRAAAGWLQDDIKIIVYLDDHLSSDARADLEQQLRGDHAVAAIHFVSKEQALGEFKDQFPSESHLLEGLGQNPLPASFVVTLGPAFRSLDAVKRWSERVQGMTDVAKVDYNQDWIDALAMVIRSIELVAIGIGVILSAAAVTIIANTIRLTLLARRDEIAILRLIGATTGFIRIPYLLEGAVLGGLGSAISLFMLKLLYELFRREMRTSGKLSGLDNLLAFFPMPLCLALIVVGMALGCAGSFVSLRRFDEAKA from the coding sequence ATGAGAACGCTGTACTATCTCCTGCGGGAGGCCTGGGTCAATTTGCGCACCAACCGCACCACGACCATGGTGGCGATCCTGACCACCGCCTTCACCCTGGCTTGTGTCGGCGTGTTCCTTCTCCTCTACGTGAATCTGCGCGCGGCGGCCGGCTGGCTCCAGGACGACATCAAGATCATCGTGTACCTTGATGACCATCTTTCATCGGATGCGCGGGCCGATCTCGAGCAACAGTTGCGCGGCGACCATGCAGTGGCGGCGATCCATTTCGTCTCCAAGGAGCAGGCCCTCGGGGAATTCAAGGATCAGTTCCCGTCGGAATCGCATTTGCTGGAAGGCTTGGGACAGAATCCGCTTCCGGCGTCGTTCGTCGTGACGCTGGGACCGGCTTTCCGGTCCCTTGACGCGGTGAAGCGCTGGTCGGAGCGGGTGCAAGGCATGACCGACGTCGCCAAGGTGGATTACAACCAGGATTGGATCGACGCGCTGGCAATGGTGATCCGATCCATCGAGCTGGTGGCCATCGGCATCGGAGTCATCCTCTCCGCGGCGGCGGTGACGATCATCGCCAATACCATCCGGTTGACCTTGCTGGCGCGGCGCGACGAAATCGCCATTCTTCGATTGATCGGCGCGACCACCGGCTTCATCCGCATTCCCTACCTGCTGGAAGGGGCCGTGCTCGGCGGTCTCGGAAGCGCGATCTCGCTGTTCATGCTCAAGCTCCTGTACGAGTTGTTTCGGCGCGAGATGCGGACGAGCGGGAAGCTCAGCGGGCTGGACAATCTGCTGGCTTTTTTCCCGATGCCGCTCTGCCTGGCGCTGATCGTCGTCGGCATGGCGCTCGGATGCGCCGGAAGCTTCGTCTCGCTTCGACGGTTCGACGAGGCCAAGGCATGA